In the Malassezia vespertilionis chromosome 1, complete sequence genome, one interval contains:
- a CDS encoding uncharacterized protein (EggNog:ENOG503P3M1; COG:B), with protein MSKAPRADDTPVSATQTPWAPVPTAPASPVLPHTPTTTASAKKKKKKTKRADDGALDDAPSTLVASKQVQRDLIIAASELSQRVRKDPQGLSDDESYWASLPAHLRTFIRNALPLGQLEQGENGTIPRHAPAQAMIAVAQQLAQASQASQRGMSGHGTNTLPLDPAIFADAPVFADLPVESEAPRGGLRPSPGMQATAVPGENGFGSVVLVDELDEDDPDFDHDYASDDALDDALAGMKELAPKKKKNRKKKKGTPGADTLASTKSFSPGPLAPAPPVRPPLIPPPMPIRSRPSGTSAPPSARAAGKLPMAVRPARPAAPPRHAPLPPRHAPRIAQAAQRAFFPPHMPSAAPPASGSGLTISNAEERDRIRDFWQNLSHRERKRLVESEQQAVLRKLKDVMRHACACKVCMRKRIAIDNKLDELYTLYYDALESHAQQYKKHIASNGEDQAPSGPGPFPGSVALDRNGGVLGANLLVSRETHGNSPLDMAPMSRMGFAIQNPELREIVAQQHAENMYDDEYEDDPALDDELDMDMDLYSDTMRRRHGAHESGQCHGSDCYCINSMLTVKGILTVADDLSGNEAQKLILMMEQLAEKHVHSIALDEALDVERDEFDPSDDEELTPGEQQEQGWRMFQIFAARILEHRVLQEYREMVAKERQLQLLRELEEEESNEKAREAKRAKENQRKKDKRKQLRLQKEEERLRKEQEKAAEEAALHAEQEKEREERRQKLEAERRAKEEEKARRAQEERERLQRERQLADERERKVHERRKKEVAKEEREERERERLVQARFEKERHEKERLEQERLEQERLEQSRLEQSRLEQSRLEKERLEQSRHDLWSDEPWQAPIAPFGMMQGSGQMPFYPEPVNATTHALNRMHLEPTNAVRMPNKHDFGLASRAPRAAPGPIERPRRSMADDLGIPRPEGILGSAALGDDELIEPRHARRAVPNAAPIGSAYVPPVSSPSYTYSSPWQAPSRTAYGMNPPFSQAPGTRPWNAANSWEQARHPFEQSEFGGASEDGAGNAYGAGGSRPNVPSDDEIIAAAKPALTSAQVPGIAKLHAALAQEHNWVLSEKRLKKVVTSAGLRKDTSQRKPWVPVSHIDEAVPLPDSVETRYFDPVKGRGLVAKHAIAKGDTIFVEDAYCAAPPPSALKDMLHGTLCTQCFLPIANSTLSVRCGTGKCRAAFCNRVCQQRAQSAHHALLCSGANPNMTTVYEILQQYQWHSVHAVARMLARLLLTGTNAPPPSISRTTGATVQGVLSKEAPATFAETHKHLEAYATVSELERRARNPGWATESGSFTLALREAHTRLQRALDPRQEELPKRFPVAASKLPELAELLSWDTFLRMLGRANLNMESHGGLYLVHSQLNHDCDPNVGIRHMPSRGGVRYATRVTAIAKRDIPAGEELVISYVDPNLDVQTRRLALWRDYCFGPCTCTRCLAELPKGGTDDAFDAEAAAAAAHSDGDLAQEMRTALGL; from the exons ATgtccaaagcgccgcgcgcggatgACACGCCCGTGAGTGCGACACAGACGCCTTGGGCGCCGGTCCCAACAGCGCCGGCGTCCCCAGTGCTGCCACATACCCCCACGACCACGGCAAGTGCGAaaaagaagaagaagaagacCAAGCGCGCAGATGATGGGGCTCtggacgacgcgccgtcgaCGCTGGTAGCGTCGAAGCAAGTCCAACGGGACCTGATCATTGCCGCAAGCGAGCTTTcccagcgcgtgcgcaaggaTCCGCAAGGCTTATCCGACGATGAGTCGTACTGGGCCTCGCTTCCCGCGCATCTGCGCACGTTTATACGGAACGCGCTCCCTCTCGgccagctcgagcagggcGAAAATGGCACGATACCTCGGCAtgcgccagcgcaggcAATGATTGctgtcgcgcagcagcttgcgcaggccTCACAGGCCTCGCAGAGGGGCATGTCGGGCCACGGCACCAACACACTTCCGCTCGACCCCGCCATctttgccgacgcgccCGTATTTGCAGACCTGCCAGTGGagagcgaagcgccgcgcggcggacTCCGCCCCAGCCCAGGCATGCAGGCCACAGCCGTGCCTGGAGAAAATGGGTTTGGTTCTGTGGTGCTTGTGGACGAGCTTGATGAGGACGATCCCGACTTTGACCATGACTATGCAAGCGACGACGCCCTCGACGACGCCCTCGCCGGCATGAAGGAGCTCGCgccgaagaagaagaagaacaggaagaagaagaaagGCACGCCGGGCGCAGATACGCTTGCAAGCACCAAGTCTTTTTCGCCCGGACCGTTGGCGCCTGCACCACCCGTCCGGCCCCCGCTGATcccgccgcccatgccaaTACGCTCAAGACCGTCAGGCACGAGCGCACCgccaagtgcgcgcgccgcaggcaAACTTCCCATGGCAGTGCGCCCAGCAAGgcccgcagcgccgccacggcATGCGCCACTGCCGCCacggcacgcgccgcggattgcacaagccgcgcagcgcgcatttttTCCGCCGCAcatgccgagcgcagcgccgccggcgaGCGGAAGCGGGCTGACGATCAGCAatgccgaggagcgcgatCGCATCCGCGATTTCTGGCAGAACCTCTCGCACCGCGAGCGGAAACGACTGGTCGAGTCTGAGCAGCAAGCCGTCTTGCGGAAGCTCAAGGATGTGATGCGGCatgcgtgtgcgtgcaaagtATGCATGCGGAAACGCATTGCAATTGACAACAAGCTGGACGAGTTATACACTTTATACtacgatgcgctggagtcgcacgcacagcaaTATAAAAAGCATATCGCGAGCAACGGCGAGGACCAGGCGCCAAGCGGACCAGGGCCATTTCCAGGGAGTGTAGCGCTCGATCGGAATGGCGGTGTGCTTGGCGCCAATTTGCTTGTTTCGCGCGAGACACACGGAAATTCGCCGCTGGATATGGCGCCCATGTCGCGCATGGGCTTTGCCATCCAGAATCCAGAGCTGCGTGAAAttgtggcgcagcagcatgcggAAAACATGTACGACGACGAGTACGAAGACGACCCGGCATTGGACGATGAGCTGGATATGGACATGGATCTGTACAGCGATACcatgcggcggcggcacggaGCGCACGAATCTGGCCAGTGCCATGGCAGCGACTGCTACTGTATTAACTCTATGCTCACTGTCAAAGGAATTCTGACGGTTGCCGACGACCTCTCTGGGAATGAGGCGCAGAAGCTGATTTTGATGAtggagcagcttgcggagAAGCACGTACATTCCATCGCGcttgacgaggcgctcgatgTGGAGCGAGACGAGTTCGATCcgagcgacgacgaagagctTACCCCGGGCGAGCAGCAGGAGCAGGGATGGCGAATGTTCCAGatttttgctgcgcgtaTCCTCGAACACCGCGTCTTGCAAGAGTACCGCGAAATGGTCGCCAAGGAACGTCAGCTCCAGCTTTTGCGTGAGCTCGAAGAGGAAGAATCGAACGAAAAAGCACGCgaggcgaagcgcgcgaaagaGAACCAACGCAAGAAGGATAAAAGGAAACAGCTGCGGCTGCAGAAAGAGGAGGAGCGCTTGCGGAAGGAGCAGGAAAAGGCCGCTGAAgaggctgcgctgcatgccgagcaggagaaggagcgcgaggagcggcgccaaaAACTCGAGGCGGAACGCCGAGCCAAGGAAGAGGAAAAGGCTCGCAGGGCAcaagaggagcgcgagcggctgCAACGAGAGCGTCAACTGGCCGATGAACGTGAGAGAAAGGTGCATGAACGGCGGAAGAAAGAGGTGGCAAAAGAGGAGCGTGAGGAGCGTGAGAGGGAGCGACTGGTACAGGCACGTTTCGAAAAAGAGCGTCACGAAAAGGAGCGCCTCGAACAGGAGCGCCTCGAAcaagagcgcctcgagcaaTCACGTCTCGAACAATCACGCCTCGAACAATCACGCCTCGAAaaggagcgcctcgagcaaTCAC GCCACGATCTGTGGTCCGACGAGCCATGGCAAGCTCCCATTGCGCCGTTTGGCATGATGCAGGGCAGCGGACAAATGCCCTTCTACCCAGAGCCTGTCAATGCCACGACGCATGCCTTGAACCGTATGCACCTCGAGCCGACCAATGCCGTGCGCATGCCCAACAAGCACGACTTTGGTCTTGCGTCGCGAGCGCCACGAGCCGCGCCCGGGCCTATTGAACGGCCACGCAGGTCAATGGCCGATGATCTCGGCATCCCACGTCCGGAAGGGATCCTtggaagcgctgcactgggcgacgacgagctgatcgagccgcggcatgcacgccgcgccgttccaaacgccgcgccgatcgGAAGTGCCTACGTTCCCCCTGTCAGTTCTCCTTCCTATACGTACAGCTcgccttggcaagcgccgagccGCACTGCGTACGGAATGAACCCTCCCTTCAGCCAAGCCCCGGGCACAAGACCATGGAATGCTGCAAATAGCTgggagcaagcgcgccaccCCTTTGAGCAATCTGAGTTTGGTGGTGCGAGCGAAGACGGGGCGGGAAATGCGTACGGCGCTGGAGGATCGCGTCCAAATG TCCCGAGCGATGACGAAATCATTGCAGCTGCAAAACCAGCGCTCACCAGCGCACAAGTGCCTGGCATTGCAAAACTGCACGCCGCACTTGCCCAAGAGCACAACTGGGTCCTGAGCGAAAAAAGGCTAAAAAAAGTTGTAACGTCGGCGGGTTTGCGCAAGGATACGTCGCAGCGAAAACCATGGGTGCCCGTCTCGCACATCGATGAAGCTGTGCCGCTTCCTGACTCAGTCGAGACGCGCTACTTTGACCCCGTAAAAGGCCGCGGCCTCGTAGCGAAGCACGCGATTGCCAAGGGCGACACGATCTTTGTCGAAGACGCAtactgcgcggcgccgccgccaagcgcactAAAGGATATGCTGCACGGCACTCTATGTACGCAATGTTTCCTGCCGATCGCAAACAGCACGCTCTCTGTTCGCTGCGGAACAGGAaagtgccgcgcggcgttcTGCAATCGGGTCTGCcagcagcgtgcacagTCGGCGCATCATGCACTactgtgcagcggcgcgaacCCCAACATGACCACAGTCTATGAGATCCTTCAGCAGTACCAGTGGCACTCGGTGCATGcagtcgcgcgcatgctggCACGCCTGCTGCTTACAGGCACCAACGCACCCCCGCCGTCGATTAGTCGCACGACAGGCGCAACAGTGCAAGGCGTGTTGTCGAAAGAAGCACCTGCAACGTTTGCAGAGACGCACAAGCACTTGGAGGCATATGCAACCGTATcggagctcgagcgccgcgcgcggaatCCCGGCTGGGCGACAGAGAGTGGCTCCTTTACCTTGGCGCTCCGCGAGGCGCACAcacgcttgcagcgcgccttggaTCCCCGACAGGAGGAGCTGCCGAAGCGCTTTCCCGTCGCAGCATCCAAGCTGCCTGAGCTGGCAGAGCTATTGTCCTGGGACACATttttgcgcatgctcggTCGCGCGAATCTTAATATGGAGAGCCACGGTGGGCTGTACCTTGTCCACAGCCAATTGAACCACGACTGCGACCCCAACGTGGGGATTCGGCACATGCCGAGCCGCGGGGGAGTACGCTACGCGACGCGCGTTACTGCGATCGCCAAGCGCGATATTCCGGCGGGCGAAGAACTGGTGATTAGTTACGTGGATCCGAATCTTGACGTGCAGACACGGAGACTGGCGCTATGGCGAGACTATTGTTTCGGGCCGTGCACATGTACGCGGtgcctcgccgagctccCGAAGGGTGGCACAGATGATGCGTTTGATGCCGAGGCtgcggccgccgc